The following are from one region of the Halodesulfurarchaeum sp. HSR-GB genome:
- a CDS encoding PAS domain S-box protein, with product MIDDSGEEGDRATNRKPSGTDLASIPLPYQILSKTGTIQQVNRAWLDRLGYEREAVLGRPFVEFLTSESVDTFRDTASTFADRNRVSDVELTLRHAGGKGLTVRFEGQAKFENGDHTSTHCQFHEIEAERERRLQNHQSKIEVLHEVAMDMQAAASEAEVFRALVEAAEDILQFDIAIADVAEDGYLLTQAVSSDVPVDAYFDRVPIDDESKLGTRTYRSGESSLVRDLDRSDATEVENEFRSALTVPIGEYGVFQAVDRDPGAFDETDLDLAELLVSHVRNALARLEHVETLRHRTASLSRERNRLAAVFEAIPEPVAHVEYEAETPTVVAVNSAFERTFGYESAAIEGRSLNELIVPPDHRESARKIDGTAATERTVEREVVRRTTEGDRTFRLRSSLLDAGVRTEALAIYVDLTDQKEREQKLKRENERLERFASIVSHDLRSPLTVASGRLDLAAETCASDHLAAVDEAIDRMDAIIDDVLTLTREGRTVEPEEREAIELAELVPMCWETVDAPAASLAVKTTATVAADRGRLRRALENLFWNAVEHAGDGVTVTVGDLEDGFYVEDDGPGIPEEDRETVFESGYTTSRDGTGLGLDIVADIVEAHGWTVELGTGTNGGARFEIRTGD from the coding sequence GTGATAGACGACAGTGGCGAGGAGGGGGACCGAGCCACGAATCGCAAGCCGAGCGGGACCGATTTGGCGTCGATTCCGCTCCCCTACCAGATACTTTCAAAAACCGGCACCATCCAGCAGGTGAACCGTGCCTGGCTGGATAGACTGGGGTACGAGCGCGAGGCGGTGCTCGGTCGGCCGTTCGTGGAGTTTCTGACCTCGGAGTCGGTCGATACGTTTCGGGACACCGCCTCGACGTTCGCCGATCGGAACCGGGTCTCAGACGTGGAGTTGACGCTCAGACACGCGGGCGGGAAGGGACTCACCGTCAGATTCGAGGGGCAAGCCAAATTCGAAAATGGCGACCACACCAGCACGCACTGCCAGTTTCACGAGATCGAAGCCGAACGCGAGCGGCGACTCCAAAACCACCAATCGAAAATCGAGGTGCTCCACGAGGTGGCAATGGACATGCAGGCCGCAGCTTCCGAGGCGGAGGTCTTTCGGGCGCTGGTCGAGGCGGCCGAGGATATCCTCCAATTCGACATCGCGATCGCCGACGTTGCCGAGGACGGATACCTGCTCACCCAGGCCGTCTCGTCTGACGTGCCGGTCGACGCCTACTTCGACCGGGTCCCGATCGACGACGAGTCGAAACTCGGGACACGGACCTACCGGTCCGGCGAGTCCTCGTTGGTCCGGGACCTCGATCGCAGCGACGCGACAGAGGTCGAAAACGAGTTCCGCTCGGCACTGACCGTCCCGATCGGCGAGTACGGCGTCTTTCAGGCCGTCGACAGGGATCCCGGCGCCTTCGACGAGACCGACCTGGACCTGGCCGAACTCCTTGTTTCACACGTCCGAAACGCACTCGCACGTCTGGAGCACGTCGAGACGCTCCGCCACCGGACTGCCTCCCTGAGCCGCGAACGAAACCGCCTGGCCGCAGTCTTCGAGGCCATCCCCGAACCGGTCGCACACGTCGAGTACGAGGCGGAGACCCCCACCGTCGTCGCCGTCAACTCGGCGTTCGAACGGACCTTCGGCTACGAGTCGGCCGCGATCGAGGGGCGCTCGCTCAACGAGTTGATCGTTCCACCAGACCACCGAGAATCCGCCCGGAAAATCGACGGGACCGCCGCGACGGAGCGAACGGTCGAACGGGAGGTGGTCCGACGAACCACGGAGGGGGACCGGACGTTCAGACTCCGTTCGTCGCTGCTGGATGCCGGCGTGCGCACGGAGGCGCTGGCCATCTACGTCGACCTCACGGACCAGAAAGAGCGCGAACAGAAGCTAAAGCGGGAGAACGAACGGCTCGAACGGTTCGCCAGCATCGTCTCCCACGATCTCAGGTCCCCGCTCACGGTGGCCAGCGGACGACTCGATCTGGCGGCCGAAACGTGTGCGAGCGACCACCTCGCGGCCGTCGACGAGGCGATCGATCGGATGGATGCCATCATCGACGACGTGCTCACGCTCACCCGCGAGGGACGGACAGTCGAACCCGAAGAACGGGAAGCGATCGAGCTAGCCGAACTGGTTCCGATGTGCTGGGAGACCGTCGACGCCCCTGCTGCCAGCCTCGCCGTGAAGACGACGGCCACCGTCGCGGCCGACCGGGGTCGGCTCCGACGGGCCCTCGAGAACCTCTTCTGGAACGCAGTCGAACACGCCGGCGACGGGGTTACCGTGACCGTCGGGGACCTCGAAGACGGCTTTTACGTCGAAGACGACGGGCCCGGAATTCCCGAAGAGGACCGGGAGACGGTCTTCGAGTCCGGTTATACGACCTCCCGAGATGGGACGGGCCTGGGGCTGGATATCGTCGCCGACATCGTGGAAGCCCACGGCTGGACCGTCGAACTCGGGACGGGAACGAACGGCGGGGCCCGGTTCGAGATCCGGACCGGCGACTAA
- a CDS encoding chemotaxis protein CheW, which translates to MAATTDDQTAIEDGEGVVFRLGETEYCIDIGHVDEIVERGELTQLPNSAPHFEGVMDLRGETTTIFNPRTYFDVAGTHDGGDRILILDQADSNVGWVVDGVDRVITYASENIETQVKSGAVEGVLRREGSFIILVDPTVVDDTAGRT; encoded by the coding sequence ATGGCCGCCACGACTGACGACCAGACGGCAATCGAGGACGGTGAAGGTGTGGTCTTTCGGCTGGGCGAGACCGAATACTGCATCGACATCGGACATGTCGATGAAATCGTCGAACGTGGCGAGCTGACACAGCTTCCAAACTCCGCCCCGCACTTCGAGGGCGTGATGGACCTTCGGGGCGAAACGACGACCATCTTCAACCCCCGGACCTACTTCGACGTCGCGGGTACCCACGACGGGGGCGATCGCATCCTGATTCTTGATCAGGCCGACTCGAACGTCGGCTGGGTCGTCGACGGTGTCGATCGCGTCATCACCTACGCCAGCGAAAACATCGAGACCCAGGTCAAGAGTGGGGCCGTCGAAGGTGTACTCAGGCGGGAGGGCAGTTTTATCATTCTCGTGGACCCAACTGTGGTGGACGATACTGCTGGCCGGACCTGA
- the trkA gene encoding Trk system potassium transporter TrkA, which produces MRILIVGAGEVGSSIAANLASTHEVVVVEQDPVLVEELNYSLDVLAVQGDGTDLEVLRDADIDRADMVIAATDSDETNIVISGTAKTVTDTFTIARVKRRQLLTTWEQSHGAFGVDFMVCSDLVTAEAIYRISAVPHAHDVDEFSNGLVQMVELKVDAGSPVVGKSVREADQYDSMTFAAIFRDGELIVVTGKTTIQAGDSIVVIGSPSSVRSFANESATEVDEEIEDVVVIGGSKTGHQTARVFEEHGYRPRLIEKDQDRARYLAEELKQTTVLESDATDVEFLAREHVGEADVVVVCLESDEKNLLVSLLARKLGAKRTVAIVETADYADLFEAVGVNIAVDPRMETAEEIVRFTWEGQTEKVAMLQHDRAEVLEVELDETSPVIGRRLVEVVGDLPDGVVIGAISRDGTLVAPRGETIFQTGDHVVVFVDAKVLNDVVPQF; this is translated from the coding sequence ATGCGCATTTTGATCGTCGGGGCCGGGGAAGTCGGCTCCTCGATCGCGGCCAACCTCGCGAGTACACACGAGGTCGTGGTCGTCGAGCAGGATCCCGTGCTCGTCGAGGAGTTGAACTACTCGCTGGACGTGTTGGCCGTCCAGGGGGACGGGACGGATCTCGAAGTCCTCCGGGACGCGGACATCGATCGCGCCGACATGGTGATCGCGGCGACGGACAGCGACGAGACGAACATCGTCATCAGTGGAACGGCCAAGACGGTGACGGACACGTTCACGATTGCCAGGGTCAAGCGCCGCCAACTGCTCACGACCTGGGAGCAATCACACGGGGCCTTCGGGGTCGACTTCATGGTGTGTTCGGACCTCGTGACCGCGGAGGCGATCTATCGGATTTCGGCGGTGCCACATGCCCACGACGTCGACGAGTTCTCGAACGGGCTGGTCCAGATGGTCGAGCTCAAGGTCGATGCAGGGAGCCCGGTCGTGGGCAAATCAGTCCGTGAAGCCGACCAGTACGATTCGATGACCTTCGCGGCGATCTTCCGCGACGGGGAGTTGATCGTGGTGACCGGCAAGACGACGATTCAGGCGGGGGACAGCATCGTGGTCATCGGCAGTCCGTCGTCGGTTCGATCGTTCGCCAACGAGAGTGCGACCGAGGTCGACGAGGAGATCGAGGACGTGGTGGTCATCGGCGGCAGCAAAACCGGCCATCAGACGGCCCGGGTCTTCGAGGAGCACGGCTATCGGCCACGCCTGATCGAGAAGGACCAGGATCGGGCCCGGTACCTCGCCGAGGAGTTGAAACAGACGACGGTCCTGGAGAGTGATGCCACGGACGTCGAGTTCCTCGCCAGAGAGCACGTCGGGGAGGCCGACGTGGTGGTCGTCTGTCTGGAGAGCGACGAAAAGAACCTCCTCGTCTCCTTGCTGGCCCGAAAACTGGGGGCCAAGCGGACCGTCGCCATCGTCGAGACCGCGGACTACGCGGATCTCTTCGAGGCGGTGGGAGTCAATATCGCCGTCGACCCGCGGATGGAGACCGCCGAGGAGATCGTTCGGTTCACCTGGGAGGGACAGACCGAGAAGGTCGCGATGCTCCAGCACGACCGGGCCGAGGTCCTGGAAGTCGAACTCGACGAAACGAGTCCGGTCATCGGCCGGCGGTTGGTCGAGGTGGTGGGGGACCTCCCGGATGGGGTCGTGATCGGCGCGATCTCCCGTGATGGGACGCTGGTGGCGCCGCGGGGCGAGACAATCTTCCAGACCGGCGACCACGTCGTCGTCTTCGTCGACGCCAAGGTGCTAAACGACGTCGTGCCACAGTTCTAA
- a CDS encoding bacterio-opsin activator domain-containing protein, translated as MVSIADEIEMEEDPSRGQWSASRDGPVHVLVVDGETEFVTTVAAGLTDEAAAVEVTTATGAQAALSVLEATRVDAVVSGDRMPETEALEFFRQVRAEQPDLPFVIFTDRADEEVASEALSAGVTDYLYKTGPKPIARLATRLQNAVARIRAERDLEAARRDNRERFERSPVGRWIEDFSAVRRAVEQLQAQGVEDIGAYLESHPEKTAALARSVEVVSVNETVLEMYGAESVADFEQGLAEIFGPESMAPFREVAGAIAAGERSFRTEKTDRRLDGEPVSIILHWSVTSGDDAYERVRVSTIDISERESRERRLEKRERLFRDLYRSSQRCLSANSETEVFDHVVESTLASLSLLEVSIFAFDDVSGRLEATARAGRVSRQRRSVSPGEGPVWEIFRTGETRHLEWAETDETKAVGVPIGDFGVLLARSTTLEPVDIEMIELCVSTADAVLTRIRREAERDALADDLTGQQTHVEKVRGLLEATQSILQDVPESTRGDMEDRVVSELVTTDTVDFAWIGHPVRTDGELDPAAWAGMGAGYLDAIDPTDGTNPSPAQLAGRRRSQTVIDRIPEQVGSGSWAKEALSLGYGSVLAEPLLTDEVLYGVLTVYTAEPEGFGSDCRELISDVGSLLTTVYAIQNARSSDVGTRGVELEFSIGDSTDPVTALAARTGVLLQFDTVLETTNTGARILVSVDSGSDGLPEEALEVTAITDAAWFGGPAHEQLVLEIEGPMLATGVRKHGGRLVSAITEPDRSVIVVSLSGDRPARPLIEWLQQTYPDIELLARRETDVTHDPAGRHLENVLTDRQLEILTAAYYGGYFASPRTITGQELGESFDISDSAVHKHIRSSLRTLLEELLVSAPDN; from the coding sequence GTGGTCTCTATTGCAGACGAGATTGAAATGGAGGAGGACCCATCTCGCGGCCAGTGGAGTGCAAGTCGGGACGGTCCGGTCCACGTTCTCGTGGTCGATGGTGAGACAGAGTTCGTGACTACCGTGGCGGCCGGGCTCACCGATGAGGCGGCTGCCGTCGAGGTAACGACGGCCACGGGGGCCCAGGCCGCGCTATCGGTTCTCGAAGCTACTCGGGTCGACGCCGTCGTCTCGGGCGACCGGATGCCCGAGACGGAGGCCCTCGAGTTCTTTCGCCAGGTCAGGGCGGAACAGCCCGACCTTCCGTTCGTCATCTTTACTGACCGAGCCGACGAGGAAGTTGCCAGCGAGGCATTGTCGGCTGGGGTGACTGATTACCTGTACAAAACGGGGCCAAAGCCCATCGCCCGACTGGCAACCCGCCTCCAGAACGCGGTCGCTCGGATCCGTGCCGAGCGGGATCTCGAAGCGGCCCGTCGGGACAATCGGGAGCGATTCGAGCGGTCCCCGGTTGGACGCTGGATCGAGGACTTCTCGGCCGTTCGACGGGCGGTGGAACAGCTTCAGGCCCAGGGGGTCGAGGACATCGGGGCATATCTGGAGTCCCACCCCGAAAAAACGGCTGCCCTGGCCCGATCCGTCGAGGTCGTTTCGGTAAACGAGACCGTTCTCGAGATGTACGGGGCCGAGTCAGTGGCGGACTTCGAGCAGGGCCTCGCTGAGATTTTCGGCCCCGAGTCGATGGCGCCGTTCCGGGAGGTCGCCGGGGCCATCGCGGCGGGCGAGCGGAGCTTTCGGACCGAGAAGACCGACCGGCGTCTCGACGGCGAACCGGTCTCGATCATCCTCCACTGGTCGGTCACTTCGGGGGACGATGCCTACGAACGGGTTCGCGTGTCCACGATCGATATCAGTGAGCGTGAGTCCCGGGAACGCCGTCTCGAGAAACGCGAACGGCTCTTTCGGGATCTCTATCGCAGTTCCCAGCGCTGTCTGTCAGCGAACTCCGAGACCGAGGTTTTCGATCACGTCGTGGAGAGCACGCTCGCCTCCCTCTCGTTGCTCGAAGTTTCGATCTTCGCGTTCGACGATGTCTCGGGTCGGCTGGAAGCGACGGCACGTGCCGGCCGGGTCTCCCGGCAGCGCCGATCTGTCTCGCCGGGCGAGGGGCCTGTCTGGGAGATCTTCCGAACCGGCGAAACACGACACCTCGAGTGGGCTGAGACGGACGAGACGAAGGCCGTCGGCGTGCCGATCGGTGACTTTGGAGTGCTTCTCGCGCGAAGTACCACACTCGAACCGGTCGACATCGAGATGATCGAACTCTGTGTCTCGACCGCTGACGCGGTGCTAACACGCATCCGACGCGAGGCGGAGCGGGACGCCCTGGCGGACGATCTCACCGGGCAGCAGACCCACGTCGAGAAGGTTCGTGGCCTGCTGGAAGCGACACAATCGATCCTCCAGGACGTCCCGGAGTCGACCCGGGGTGACATGGAGGACCGTGTCGTCTCCGAACTCGTCACGACCGACACGGTGGATTTCGCGTGGATCGGACACCCGGTGAGGACTGACGGCGAACTCGATCCGGCGGCCTGGGCCGGGATGGGCGCAGGCTATCTGGACGCGATAGACCCGACCGATGGAACTAATCCGAGTCCCGCTCAGCTGGCTGGTCGGCGTCGATCCCAGACCGTCATCGACCGGATCCCCGAGCAAGTTGGCTCCGGCAGTTGGGCCAAAGAGGCGCTCTCACTGGGTTACGGTTCGGTACTGGCCGAGCCGCTTTTGACCGACGAGGTCCTCTATGGGGTCCTGACTGTTTATACCGCCGAACCGGAGGGATTCGGATCGGATTGTCGAGAACTCATTTCGGACGTGGGATCACTTCTGACCACCGTCTACGCGATCCAGAACGCCCGCTCCTCGGACGTCGGGACCAGGGGAGTCGAACTCGAGTTCTCTATCGGGGACTCGACGGACCCTGTGACGGCCCTGGCAGCACGAACGGGGGTGCTGCTCCAGTTCGATACTGTGCTCGAGACGACCAATACGGGAGCGCGAATCCTCGTTAGCGTCGATTCCGGGTCCGACGGGTTGCCCGAGGAGGCCCTCGAAGTCACGGCCATCACGGATGCAGCCTGGTTCGGCGGCCCGGCCCACGAACAGCTGGTTCTGGAGATCGAAGGGCCGATGCTGGCGACGGGGGTCCGGAAGCACGGTGGCCGCCTTGTCTCCGCGATCACGGAGCCGGATCGGAGCGTGATCGTCGTTTCACTCTCGGGTGACCGACCGGCACGCCCGCTGATCGAGTGGCTCCAACAGACCTATCCGGACATCGAACTGCTGGCGCGTCGTGAGACCGATGTAACCCACGATCCTGCAGGTCGGCACCTCGAAAACGTCCTCACCGACCGTCAGCTCGAGATTCTCACGGCGGCGTATTACGGCGGGTATTTCGCCAGTCCACGAACGATCACGGGGCAGGAGCTGGGCGAGAGCTTCGATATCTCGGACTCGGCGGTTCACAAACACATCCGTTCGTCGCTTCGAACGTTACTCGAAGAACTCCTCGTTTCAGCGCCTGATAATTAG
- a CDS encoding phosphoribosylanthranilate isomerase, which produces MVRVKLCGFTRQVDVTRAVEAGVDAVGAIVDVPVETPRAVDGEHAARLFAAVPPFVSTVLVTMPESVDRARELIDRVDPDAIQVHAGLAPAEVEALADETPVIAAVGHDEPAVAAYADAADALLIDSTDESGAGGTGQTHDWTATRELTQLDTPVVLAGGLTPENVRSAVSTVDPYAVDAASGVEAEPGQKDGAAMDQFVAAARGRD; this is translated from the coding sequence ATGGTCCGCGTGAAGCTCTGTGGGTTCACCCGGCAGGTGGACGTAACCCGAGCAGTCGAGGCTGGGGTGGACGCCGTCGGCGCGATCGTTGACGTTCCAGTCGAGACACCACGAGCTGTCGACGGCGAGCATGCTGCACGGCTCTTTGCGGCCGTTCCGCCTTTCGTCAGCACCGTCCTCGTGACGATGCCCGAATCGGTCGATCGAGCGCGTGAACTGATCGACCGGGTCGATCCCGACGCGATCCAGGTCCATGCCGGTCTCGCTCCGGCGGAGGTCGAGGCCCTCGCCGACGAAACGCCAGTCATTGCAGCCGTTGGCCACGACGAACCGGCGGTGGCGGCGTATGCCGACGCCGCTGATGCCCTCCTGATCGACTCGACGGACGAGTCCGGGGCCGGCGGGACGGGCCAGACACACGACTGGACGGCGACCCGGGAGCTCACCCAGCTCGACACACCGGTCGTGCTCGCCGGCGGACTCACGCCCGAGAACGTCCGCTCGGCGGTCTCGACTGTCGACCCGTACGCCGTCGACGCGGCTTCCGGGGTCGAGGCGGAACCCGGGCAGAAAGACGGGGCGGCGATGGACCAGTTCGTGGCTGCAGCGAGGGGGCGAGACTGA
- a CDS encoding zinc ribbon domain-containing protein: MDWVRRVLDQHWQIGLLLVIGVLHLLVYLQFRRLSRETSTETAEPTSERRAEGQETVVCPECGAANEPGFRYCRVCATELPKTGENGREKGHPFGMER; this comes from the coding sequence ATGGATTGGGTGAGACGTGTGCTCGACCAGCACTGGCAGATCGGGCTCCTGCTCGTCATCGGGGTGCTCCATCTGCTGGTGTATCTCCAGTTCCGTCGGCTGTCCCGGGAGACATCCACGGAGACTGCGGAGCCAACGAGTGAACGACGGGCCGAGGGACAGGAAACCGTGGTCTGTCCCGAGTGCGGGGCCGCGAACGAGCCGGGCTTCCGGTACTGCCGTGTTTGCGCCACCGAATTGCCAAAAACGGGTGAGAACGGGCGTGAAAAGGGCCATCCGTTCGGCATGGAGCGGTAA
- the trpD gene encoding anthranilate phosphoribosyltransferase has product MQGYIERVADGEDLSVSEARAAATAVFEDATDAQIGALLTAMRSKGETEAEIAGFAQGMRAAARTIEPERDRLVDTCGTGGDDYDTINVSTTSAVVASGAGVPIAKHGNYSVSSSSGSADVLETVGVPVGAEPPAVERAIEESGIGFMLAPVFHPAMKAVIGPRQELGIRTVFNVLGPLTNPAGADAQVLGVYDPELVPLVARALAHMPVEHALVVHGSGLDEIAIHDETVVAEVTGDSIEEYTLQPADMGLERARIEAVAGGSPEENADHLTGILNGTVQGPMRDIILANAGAAIYVAGEADSIQEGAEVAAQAIDSGAAMEKLTALKAVPAV; this is encoded by the coding sequence ATGCAAGGGTACATCGAACGCGTCGCTGACGGCGAAGACCTCTCCGTTTCGGAGGCCAGAGCCGCGGCGACAGCCGTCTTCGAGGATGCGACGGACGCCCAGATCGGGGCCCTGCTGACGGCCATGCGCTCGAAGGGCGAGACAGAAGCCGAAATCGCCGGGTTTGCACAGGGGATGCGAGCGGCTGCGAGGACCATCGAGCCCGAACGGGACCGGTTGGTCGACACCTGTGGGACCGGCGGGGACGACTACGACACCATCAACGTCTCGACGACCAGTGCGGTCGTGGCCAGCGGGGCCGGCGTCCCGATCGCGAAACACGGTAACTACTCGGTCTCCTCCTCGTCCGGGAGCGCCGACGTCCTCGAGACGGTCGGTGTTCCGGTCGGGGCCGAACCCCCGGCCGTCGAACGGGCCATCGAGGAGTCCGGGATCGGGTTCATGCTCGCCCCGGTGTTCCACCCCGCGATGAAGGCCGTCATCGGTCCCCGCCAGGAACTGGGCATTCGGACCGTGTTCAACGTTCTCGGCCCGCTGACGAACCCGGCCGGGGCGGATGCACAGGTCCTGGGCGTGTACGATCCCGAACTCGTGCCGCTGGTCGCCCGCGCGCTCGCACACATGCCCGTCGAGCACGCCCTCGTCGTTCACGGTTCGGGCCTCGACGAGATCGCGATCCACGACGAGACGGTCGTCGCCGAGGTGACCGGTGACTCGATCGAGGAGTACACCCTCCAGCCCGCCGACATGGGGCTGGAACGGGCACGAATCGAGGCCGTGGCTGGTGGGAGCCCCGAGGAGAACGCCGACCACCTGACGGGGATCCTCAACGGGACTGTTCAGGGCCCGATGCGTGACATTATCCTCGCAAACGCCGGGGCAGCGATCTACGTGGCCGGGGAAGCAGACTCGATCCAGGAGGGTGCCGAGGTCGCTGCACAGGCCATCGACTCCGGCGCTGCAATGGAGAAACTCACGGCCCTGAAAGCCGTCCCGGCGGTCTGA
- a CDS encoding methyl-accepting chemotaxis protein produces the protein MSPNDRSTGSGSNHSPTTQAEPATRTRSDGGTVGRDPPESADAAQETQKPSALIAVEQDPDQLYDTSGSAQRIIDDEFNVVKQNRVMTEWTGVDPDEAGQVKCMNQANSSVCGTEDCTKKQLLGQGKDHIEVEIEKDLANGETKKTLLVSEPIYDEHGNKVGISESFKDISDIKEAQRDVNASVAELQEASQGVAESSEAITSTAETLADSMDEVSGEVSNVSATIEEVASSAEEVAATTGQARDLAEHGYDTAEKAIDTMEDIDEASADVSADVDDLQGRMDEIDEIVDLINDVADQTNLLALNANIEAARAGEEGDGFAVVANEVKNLAEEAQEHAETIEDVIEAIQADTRDTVESLDETNEQIEDGIEMVDDTMQNLAEIVDAVQEAADGVDEVADATDDQAASTEEVAAMIDESRAQAEDVSAEIQNIAAANEEQTAKVEDIKNAVERLNQGK, from the coding sequence ATGTCTCCGAACGACCGGTCCACCGGGTCGGGCAGCAATCATTCACCGACCACCCAGGCCGAGCCTGCAACGCGGACCCGCAGCGATGGCGGTACGGTGGGACGGGATCCCCCTGAATCGGCCGACGCAGCACAGGAAACGCAGAAACCCAGCGCGCTGATCGCTGTGGAGCAGGATCCGGACCAGCTGTACGACACCTCCGGGAGCGCCCAGCGGATTATCGACGACGAGTTCAATGTGGTCAAACAGAACCGGGTGATGACCGAGTGGACTGGCGTCGACCCAGACGAGGCCGGCCAGGTCAAGTGTATGAATCAGGCCAACAGTTCGGTCTGTGGCACCGAGGACTGCACGAAAAAACAGCTTCTGGGGCAGGGCAAGGACCACATCGAGGTCGAAATCGAGAAGGACCTCGCCAACGGCGAGACGAAAAAGACCCTCCTCGTTTCCGAACCGATCTACGACGAACACGGCAACAAAGTCGGAATCAGCGAGTCCTTCAAGGACATCTCGGATATCAAGGAAGCCCAGCGGGACGTCAACGCCTCGGTTGCTGAACTGCAGGAGGCCTCACAGGGGGTGGCGGAGAGTTCGGAAGCGATCACCAGTACCGCGGAGACGCTGGCCGACAGCATGGACGAGGTCTCCGGGGAGGTCTCGAACGTGAGCGCGACGATCGAGGAGGTAGCCTCCAGCGCCGAGGAGGTCGCCGCGACCACGGGGCAGGCTCGAGATCTCGCCGAACACGGGTACGATACGGCCGAGAAAGCCATCGATACGATGGAGGACATCGACGAGGCGTCCGCAGATGTCTCCGCGGACGTCGATGACCTGCAGGGTCGCATGGACGAGATCGACGAGATCGTGGATTTGATCAACGATGTCGCGGACCAGACCAACCTGCTCGCGCTCAATGCCAACATCGAGGCCGCACGGGCTGGTGAGGAGGGCGACGGCTTCGCGGTCGTTGCAAACGAGGTCAAGAACCTGGCCGAGGAGGCCCAGGAACACGCCGAGACCATCGAGGACGTTATCGAGGCGATTCAGGCGGACACTCGGGACACGGTCGAGAGCCTCGACGAGACCAACGAGCAGATCGAGGACGGGATCGAGATGGTCGACGATACGATGCAGAACCTCGCTGAAATCGTTGATGCGGTTCAGGAGGCCGCCGACGGGGTGGACGAGGTCGCTGACGCGACCGACGACCAGGCCGCTAGTACCGAAGAGGTCGCCGCGATGATCGACGAGTCCCGGGCCCAGGCCGAAGATGTCTCCGCCGAGATCCAGAACATCGCAGCGGCAAACGAAGAGCAGACGGCCAAAGTCGAGGACATCAAAAACGCCGTCGAGCGGCTCAACCAGGGGAAGTGA
- a CDS encoding winged helix-turn-helix domain-containing protein: protein MRKVLWWLIGGARGGSNRFRIIRTLEREPMNANQLAAELDLDYKTIRHHLDLLTENDVLEPVGDGYGDVYFLTERMESNMDVLDTIAEQADLGDVDV, encoded by the coding sequence ATGCGGAAGGTACTCTGGTGGTTGATCGGTGGAGCCCGCGGTGGCAGCAACCGGTTTCGAATCATCAGAACTCTGGAGCGTGAACCGATGAACGCGAATCAACTCGCCGCCGAACTCGACCTGGACTACAAGACTATCCGCCACCACCTCGATCTGTTGACCGAGAACGACGTTCTCGAACCGGTGGGGGACGGGTACGGTGACGTGTACTTCCTGACCGAGCGGATGGAATCGAACATGGATGTCCTCGATACGATCGCCGAACAGGCCGACCTGGGTGATGTCGATGTCTGA